One segment of Anopheles stephensi strain Indian chromosome 3, UCI_ANSTEP_V1.0, whole genome shotgun sequence DNA contains the following:
- the LOC118513665 gene encoding coiled-coil domain-containing protein 186, translating into MSAHPSTTSFAQEQAADMLASIIAQLPTVPSGELEDGQLPTDEKRPANRSASAAAIQQSKRLAKLKQKLDRQNNFMVELKRKIREKEAMKPKADCDREELAFLRNRLKKEAELQHKLLADVIAEMRQEGNQWQSIGLCPDRLDEYCANPWTLGAVAVDEDRRFSVDSTLSALSSDEQVGEKGTCPDAEMAKRFEKELMNRDRVIEILQSRLDRLSADVHKVCQDNDAILDRTPKPVAPITPRFCETDMMHRLEFYRTNTETLGQNLEEMEKALHCIQKELGPMSETECPLKAACSKPSPSMCDKTPCKRSVSCQQASGGADDRPTVCVLGEISSKHESGEPLICAKDADAQKQYAMLLTEYTKKTTECRHLCERLAKVQAGPGEPSPEDTERDLLKKRCSELLDEQDEFRVLIREQASQLDDYRARYLAAQQEVEEQRLQMGKLQVTNRRVEKQINFEIEQIKRKFQDKLRHLTPYPRLLEDEQANSEKLKRSNETLFVELERSLKQVKLLEDRLQQVHVAKDGEVKQALQQAQPELDQARERLEVVLKEKRLIEEEALRWQRELDELRTESAKIIERSNQRVEKEREAAQKKYSQLESELAQCRAEASFTIGNREQALREMHTQIKILSASFDDAQLQIRSLRNQLAYLQNEKLVCLA; encoded by the coding sequence ATGAGTGCGCATCCCTCGACCACCTCGTTCGCACAGGAACAGGCTGCCGATATGCTGGCGTCCATTATCGCCCAGCTGCCAACCGTTCCGAGCGGTGAGCTGGAGGACGGTCAGCTGCCAACGGATGAGAAGCGGCCGGCGAACCGGTCTGCATCGGCTGCCGCCATACAGCAGTCGAAACGGTTGGCAAAGTTGAAGCAGAAGCTGGATCGACAGAACAACTTTATGGTGGAGTTGAAGCGGAAGATCCGCGAAAAGGAAGCGATGAAACCGAAGGCGGATTGTGACCGGGAAGAGTTGGCGTTTCTGAGGAATCGGTTAAAGAAGGAGGCCGAACTGCAGCACAAGCTGCTTGCGGATGTGATTGCCGAGATGCGGCAGGAAGGAAACCAGTGGCAATCGATAGGGCTCTGTCCGGACAGGCTGGATGAGTACTGTGCTAATCCGTGGACGTTAGGTGCTGTGGCGGTGGATGAAGACCGACGCTTCTCGGTGGATTCTACCCTGTCAGCACTCAGCTCGGATGAACAGGTTGGAGAAAAGGGCACCTGTCCGGATGCGGAAATGGCGAAACGCTTCGAGAAAGAGCTGATGAACCGTGACCGTGTGATTGAGATCCTGCAGAGTCGGCTCGATCGACTGTCGGCCGATGTGCACAAAGTGTGCCAAGACAATGATGCAATCTTGGACCGGACTCCGAAACCCGTCGCACCAATAACGCCACGCTTCTGCGAAACGGATATGATGCATCGGTTGGAGTTTTATCGCACAAACACGGAAACGTTGGGACAAAACttggaagaaatggaaaagGCGTTACACTGCATCCAGAAGGAGTTGGGCCCAATGAGTGAGACGGAGTGTCCGCTGAAGGCGGCCTGCTCGAAGCCCTCGCCGTCGATGTGCGATAAGACTCCCTGTAAGCGATCGGTTTCCTGTCAGCAAGCTTCCGGTGGTGCTGATGACCGACCAACGGTTTGTGTGCTAGGGGAAATATCCTCAAAGCACGAATCCGGCGAACCTTTGATATGTGCGAAGGATGCCGATGCTCAGAAGCAGTACGCAATGTTGCTGACCGAGTACACCAAGAAAACGACCGAGTGTCGACATCTGTGTGAGCGCCTTGCAAAGGTACAGGCCGGTCCGGGTGAACCTTCGCCGGAGGATACTGAGCGGGACCTGCTGAAGAAGCGCTGCTCGGAGTTGCTGGACGAACAGGACGAGTTTCGGGTGCTGATCCGCGAGCAGGCCAGTCAGCTGGATGACTATCGTGCCCGGTATCTCGCTGCTCAGCAGGAGGTCGAAGAGCAGCGTCTTCAGATGGGCAAGCTGCAGGTCACAAACCGACGTGTGGAGAAGCAGATCAACTTTGAGATTGAACAGATCAAGCGCAAGTTCCAGGACAAACTACGCCATCTCACACCCTATCCACGGCTGCTGGAGGACGAGCAGGCCAACTCGGAAAAGTTGAAACGATCCAACGAAACGCTGTTCGTCGAGCTGGAGCGATCATTAAAGCAGGTGAAGCTCCTGGAGGACCGTCTCCAGCAAGTGCACGTGGCGAAAGACGGTGAAGTGAAACAAGCTCTGCAGCAAGCACAACCCGAACTCGACCAGGCCCGGGAACGGTTGGAGGTGGTCTTGAAAGAAAAACGCCTAATAGAAGAGGAAGCGCTCCGCTGGCAACGGGAGCTGGACGAGCTGCGGACCGAAAGTGCCAAGATTATTGAGCGTTCGAATCAGCGCGTCGAGAAGGAGCGGGAAGCGGCGCAGAAGAAGTACAGCCAGCTGGAAAGTGAGTTGGCCCAGTGCCGGGCGGAAGCTTCCTTTACGATCGGGAACCGCGAGCAGGCGTTGAGGGAGATGCACACCCAGATCAAGATACTGTCGGCGAGCTTTGACGATGCGCAGCTGCAGATCCGTTCGCTGCGCAATCAGCTGGCCTATCTGCAGAACGAGAAGCTGGTCTGTTTGGCGTAG